One Pseudomonas sp. MH9.2 DNA segment encodes these proteins:
- a CDS encoding asparaginase → MLLLPTGVSAKEAEQQQKLANVVILATGGTIAGAGASAANSATYQAAKVGIDKLIAGVPELSALANVRGEQVMQIASESITNENLLQLGRRVAELADSKDVDGIVITHGTDTLEETAYFLNLVEKTDKPIVVVGSMRPGTAMSADGMLNLYNAVAVAGSKEARGKGVLVTMNDEIQSGRDVSKMINIKTEAFKSAWGPLGMVVEGKSYWFRLPAKRHTMDSEFDIKQISTLPKVDIAYSYGNVSDTAYKALAQAGAKAIIHAGTGNGSVSSNVVPTLQALRKDGIQIIRSSHVNAGGFVLRNAEQPDDKYDWVVAHDLNPQKARILAMVALTKTNDSKELQRIFWEY, encoded by the coding sequence ATGCTGCTGTTGCCGACAGGCGTTTCAGCCAAAGAAGCAGAACAACAACAAAAGCTCGCTAACGTCGTCATTCTTGCCACTGGCGGCACCATCGCTGGCGCTGGCGCGAGCGCTGCCAACAGCGCGACTTACCAGGCGGCCAAGGTCGGTATTGATAAATTGATTGCGGGTGTGCCGGAGCTGAGTGCACTGGCCAATGTGCGCGGCGAACAAGTCATGCAAATCGCGTCGGAAAGCATCACCAACGAAAACCTGCTGCAACTGGGTAGACGTGTCGCCGAACTGGCCGACAGCAAAGATGTGGACGGCATCGTAATCACCCACGGCACCGATACCCTGGAAGAAACGGCCTACTTTCTCAATCTGGTAGAGAAGACCGACAAGCCCATCGTTGTCGTAGGCTCCATGCGTCCAGGGACAGCGATGTCTGCGGATGGCATGTTGAACCTGTACAACGCGGTTGCCGTTGCGGGCAGCAAAGAGGCACGTGGCAAGGGTGTTCTAGTGACGATGAACGACGAGATTCAGTCGGGTCGCGACGTCAGCAAAATGATCAATATCAAGACCGAAGCCTTTAAAAGCGCATGGGGTCCGCTAGGCATGGTGGTCGAAGGCAAGTCCTACTGGTTCCGCTTGCCCGCCAAGCGTCACACCATGGATTCGGAATTCGACATCAAGCAAATCAGCACGCTGCCTAAAGTCGATATTGCCTACTCCTATGGAAATGTCTCGGACACTGCTTACAAGGCACTGGCTCAGGCAGGCGCAAAAGCGATCATCCACGCAGGCACTGGCAACGGCTCGGTATCGTCCAACGTAGTGCCCACCCTGCAGGCCTTGCGCAAAGACGGGATCCAGATCATCCGTTCATCCCACGTTAACGCTGGCGGTTTCGTACTGCGCAATGCGGAACAACCTGATGACAAATACGATTGGGTCGTCGCCCACGATCTGAACCCTCAAAAAGCCCGCATTCTTGCAATGGTCGCGCTGACCAAGACCAACGACAGCAAAGAGCTGCAACGGATTTTCTGGGAGTATTGA
- a CDS encoding ParD-like family protein: MGLVKISEHMHANARTASAALSRSINAQAEHWMKIGMMAELHPALNYSDICQLLIRAENAGGTVLSVTPFGLSPSMENLQEAL; this comes from the coding sequence GTGGGCCTGGTAAAAATTTCGGAACACATGCATGCCAATGCTCGGACCGCGAGCGCAGCGTTAAGCCGCTCTATCAACGCTCAAGCTGAGCATTGGATGAAGATCGGCATGATGGCTGAACTGCATCCTGCACTCAATTACAGCGACATCTGCCAATTGCTCATTCGTGCCGAAAATGCTGGTGGCACGGTCCTGTCGGTAACCCCGTTCGGTCTCTCTCCGTCGATGGAAAATTTGCAGGAGGCGTTGTAA
- the map gene encoding type I methionyl aminopeptidase has product MSAAVSIKTEDDLVRLRVAGRLAADVLAMIGSHVKAGVSTEALDKICHAYIVDELKVIPANIGYHGFTKSTCISPNTVVCHGIPSASDILKDGDIVNIDVAVIKDGWFGDTSRMYFVGDVSPTAKRLVHTTYEATLAGIHAVRPGATLGDIGHAIQTVAHREGFSVVREYCGHGIGRNYHEEPQVLHYGSSRQGLKLKVGMVFTIEPMINVGKPGTKVLPDRWTVLTRDQSLSAQWEHMVAVTETGFELLTPWPEGTGEYAPV; this is encoded by the coding sequence ATGAGTGCGGCTGTCAGCATTAAGACTGAAGATGATCTGGTCAGGCTTCGGGTTGCCGGAAGGTTGGCTGCAGATGTGCTCGCGATGATTGGCAGTCATGTCAAAGCGGGTGTCAGCACTGAAGCGCTGGATAAGATTTGTCACGCGTATATCGTTGATGAGTTAAAGGTTATTCCAGCGAACATCGGCTATCACGGCTTTACCAAATCCACCTGTATCTCGCCGAACACTGTGGTATGCCACGGAATCCCATCGGCGTCGGATATTCTCAAAGATGGGGATATCGTCAATATTGATGTGGCTGTGATCAAGGACGGTTGGTTTGGTGATACCAGTCGGATGTATTTCGTGGGAGACGTCAGCCCGACCGCGAAGCGCTTGGTGCATACCACTTATGAGGCAACCCTTGCCGGGATTCACGCTGTCCGACCGGGAGCGACCTTGGGCGATATCGGTCATGCCATTCAGACGGTAGCGCACCGCGAGGGCTTCAGTGTTGTGCGCGAATACTGCGGACACGGCATTGGTCGTAACTACCATGAAGAACCGCAGGTGCTGCATTACGGTAGCTCACGGCAAGGGCTCAAGCTCAAGGTGGGCATGGTGTTTACCATTGAGCCGATGATTAATGTCGGCAAGCCTGGGACCAAGGTGCTGCCCGATCGCTGGACCGTACTGACCCGCGATCAATCCCTCTCCGCTCAATGGGAGCATATGGTTGCTGTCACTGAGACCGGTTTTGAACTGCTGACACCATGGCCCGAGGGCACCGGTGAATATGCGCCTGTTTGA
- a CDS encoding DUF6555 family protein, with amino-acid sequence MDQLKAFEINYHFKGQCRHFFHEALHLCESDALHFATLHAGVGSVNDNVAAGPVRLALRQAEGLGVTEVQWRRAT; translated from the coding sequence ATGGATCAGTTGAAAGCGTTCGAGATTAATTATCATTTCAAGGGGCAGTGTCGGCATTTTTTTCATGAGGCCCTGCACCTGTGCGAAAGCGATGCATTGCACTTCGCTACGCTGCATGCGGGGGTAGGAAGCGTCAACGACAATGTAGCGGCAGGACCCGTTCGGCTGGCACTCCGCCAGGCTGAAGGTCTTGGTGTAACCGAAGTTCAATGGCGGCGAGCCACGTAG
- a CDS encoding sugar ABC transporter ATP-binding protein gives MSVSAQAAVLSVSGVGKTYAQPVLSDIDLTLLRGEVLALTGENGAGKSTLSKIIGGLVSPTTGQMQFQGQAYEPGSRTQAEKLGIRMVMQELNLLPTLSVAENLFLDNLPSRAGWINRKQLRADAIQAMAQVGLDAIDPDTLVGELGIGHQQMIEIARNLIGDCHVLILDEPTAMLTSREVEMLFEQITRLQARGVSIIYISHRLEELAQVAQRIAVLRDGRLVCIEPMADYSSEQLVTLMVGRELGEQIDLGPRQIGDVALAVKGLGRADKVRDVSFEVRSGEIFGISGLIGAGRTELLRLIYGADIADTGGIEIGSPLQSVTIHSPVDAVKQGIALITEDRKGEGLLLTQSISANIALGNMPAISKAGVVNRHDELRLAQRQVDAMRIRSASPMQCVSELSGGNQQKVVIGRWLERDCTVMLFDEPTRGIDVGAKFDIYALLGELTRQGRALVVVSSDLRELMLICDRIGVLSAGRLIDTFERDTWTQDELLAAAFAGYPKRDTRLTEVAPRNN, from the coding sequence ATGTCTGTGTCTGCTCAGGCGGCTGTTCTATCTGTCAGCGGCGTCGGTAAAACCTACGCCCAACCGGTTCTCAGCGACATCGACCTGACGCTTCTGCGCGGGGAAGTGCTGGCCCTGACGGGCGAAAATGGCGCCGGTAAAAGTACCCTGTCGAAGATTATCGGCGGGCTGGTCTCGCCCACAACCGGGCAGATGCAATTTCAGGGACAGGCCTACGAACCCGGCAGTCGAACCCAGGCGGAAAAGCTGGGTATTCGCATGGTCATGCAGGAGTTGAATCTGCTGCCCACGTTGTCCGTGGCGGAAAATCTATTCTTGGACAACCTGCCGAGTCGCGCGGGCTGGATCAATCGCAAGCAACTGCGCGCTGATGCTATTCAGGCCATGGCTCAGGTCGGGCTGGATGCTATCGACCCAGACACTCTGGTCGGCGAGTTGGGGATTGGGCATCAACAGATGATCGAGATTGCCCGTAACCTGATCGGTGACTGCCATGTCCTGATTCTCGACGAACCCACCGCGATGTTGACGTCTCGAGAAGTCGAGATGCTGTTCGAGCAGATCACTCGCCTGCAAGCCCGCGGGGTGTCGATCATTTATATCTCTCATCGGCTGGAAGAACTGGCCCAGGTTGCACAGCGTATTGCCGTGCTGCGTGACGGCCGGTTGGTGTGTATCGAACCGATGGCTGACTACAGCAGCGAGCAACTGGTCACGCTGATGGTCGGGCGTGAACTGGGTGAGCAGATCGACCTCGGTCCACGTCAGATTGGCGACGTTGCCCTGGCGGTTAAAGGCCTGGGTCGCGCGGACAAGGTGCGTGATGTCTCTTTCGAGGTGCGTAGCGGCGAGATTTTCGGTATTTCCGGATTGATCGGCGCCGGGCGCACCGAGCTTCTGCGCCTGATCTACGGTGCTGACATCGCCGACACGGGCGGTATCGAGATTGGCAGTCCCCTGCAGTCGGTGACCATCCATTCGCCAGTCGATGCCGTCAAGCAGGGTATTGCGCTGATTACCGAGGATCGCAAGGGCGAAGGTCTGCTACTGACCCAATCGATCAGCGCCAATATCGCGCTGGGCAATATGCCGGCAATTTCCAAAGCCGGCGTGGTCAATCGTCATGATGAACTGCGTCTGGCCCAGCGTCAGGTCGATGCCATGCGCATTCGCAGCGCCAGTCCGATGCAATGTGTCTCCGAGTTGTCTGGTGGCAATCAGCAAAAAGTCGTCATCGGTCGCTGGCTTGAGCGTGACTGCACAGTGATGCTGTTCGATGAGCCGACCCGAGGCATTGATGTTGGCGCCAAATTCGATATCTATGCGTTGCTGGGAGAGTTGACACGCCAGGGCAGGGCGCTGGTCGTCGTGTCGAGTGATCTGCGTGAGTTGATGCTGATCTGTGATCGTATCGGGGTGCTATCGGCCGGGCGTTTGATCGATACCTTCGAACGCGACACTTGGACCCAGGATGAATTGCTTGCCGCCGCGTTTGCCGGCTACCCAAAACGTGATACGCGGCTCACTGAAGTCGCTCCCAGGAATAACTGA
- a CDS encoding helix-turn-helix transcriptional regulator: MNHLGSRLKEERKTLGLSQQEFAAIGGVEANAQGKYESGERTPRSDYLAALGVKGVDVLYLLSGCRTPLRIDSLSDAERNVIIHYRALTDLDQDAISQLALSLSECLTE, encoded by the coding sequence ATGAATCATCTTGGTTCGCGGTTGAAGGAAGAGCGAAAGACCCTAGGGCTTTCTCAGCAGGAATTTGCTGCAATTGGCGGTGTAGAGGCCAATGCACAAGGCAAGTATGAAAGTGGCGAGCGTACCCCGCGCTCGGACTATTTGGCGGCGCTGGGTGTCAAGGGTGTCGATGTGCTCTATCTCCTCTCCGGGTGCCGAACACCGTTGCGCATCGACAGTCTCAGTGATGCGGAACGAAATGTAATCATTCACTACCGCGCACTGACCGACCTGGACCAGGATGCGATCAGCCAGTTGGCGCTGTCGCTATCGGAATGCCTGACTGAATAG
- a CDS encoding phosphohydrolase — MPDNQRPILCIYHGHCADGFGAAWVVRKALGADIEFHAGIYGKPVPDVAGKHVVIVDFSYPAEVLIAMGEAAASVLILDHHKTAQDDLKSLPFAGNTYAQFQTDCRSKCISSGSPHIGALFDMNRSGAGIAWDFFFPETPRPALINHIEDRDLWLFKLDGTREIQASVFSYPYDFDVWDRLIESDLAMLRSDGIAIERKLQKDVAELVGVTKRRMVIGGHDVPVANLPYTLTSDAGHLMCAGEPFAACYWDTPDGRFFSLRSSDAGEDVSVIAQHYGGGGHRNAAGFSVPFGHPLTR; from the coding sequence ATGCCCGATAATCAGCGCCCCATCCTTTGCATTTACCACGGTCACTGTGCAGACGGTTTTGGCGCCGCCTGGGTTGTCCGTAAAGCCTTGGGCGCCGACATCGAGTTTCATGCTGGCATTTACGGCAAGCCGGTGCCGGACGTTGCGGGCAAGCATGTCGTGATTGTGGATTTTTCGTACCCTGCCGAGGTATTGATAGCGATGGGCGAAGCTGCGGCTTCTGTTTTGATCCTGGATCATCACAAGACGGCACAGGACGATCTCAAGTCCCTACCGTTTGCTGGCAACACCTATGCGCAGTTCCAAACGGATTGCCGGAGCAAATGCATCAGCTCAGGTTCCCCCCACATAGGCGCACTGTTTGATATGAACCGCTCGGGCGCAGGCATTGCCTGGGACTTCTTTTTTCCAGAAACACCTCGCCCCGCGCTAATCAATCACATCGAGGATCGGGACTTGTGGCTGTTCAAGCTGGACGGCACCCGCGAGATACAGGCCAGCGTCTTCAGTTACCCCTATGACTTCGACGTCTGGGACAGGCTGATCGAGTCTGATCTAGCCATGCTTCGATCAGACGGCATCGCTATCGAGCGTAAGCTGCAAAAGGATGTCGCGGAATTGGTTGGCGTGACCAAGCGCCGGATGGTGATCGGCGGCCATGACGTGCCGGTGGCAAACCTCCCGTATACGCTGACCAGCGATGCAGGGCACCTGATGTGTGCGGGCGAGCCTTTCGCCGCCTGCTACTGGGACACCCCGGACGGCCGATTCTTCAGCCTGCGTAGCTCAGACGCAGGCGAGGATGTCTCGGTAATCGCTCAGCATTACGGTGGCGGTGGCCACCGTAATGCTGCTGGCTTCAGCGTTCCGTTCGGCCATCCGCTCACACGTTAA
- a CDS encoding sugar ABC transporter substrate-binding protein translates to MKLPFAARLLAVAMLTAASAILPLSAAHAQTTEKPKVALVMKSLANEFFLTMEDGAKAYQKEHSADFDLISNGIKNESDTSAQIAIVDQMIVQKVNALVIAPADSKALVTVIKRARDAGIIVVNIDNQLDVDVLKSKGISVPFVGPDNHKGARLVGDYLAKQLAAGDEVGIIEGVSTTTNAQQRTAGFKDAMDAAQMNIVSTQSGNWEIDKGNAVASAMLNEYPNLKALLAGNDSMALGAVSAIRAAGKAGKVKVVGYDNINAIKPMLQDGRILATADQFAARQAVFGIQTALKMLKGETVEGAANGVIETPVELITKK, encoded by the coding sequence ATGAAGCTGCCATTCGCTGCACGTCTTCTCGCTGTCGCTATGCTCACCGCAGCCTCTGCCATCCTGCCGCTTTCTGCTGCGCATGCTCAAACCACGGAAAAGCCCAAAGTCGCGCTGGTGATGAAGTCGTTGGCCAATGAGTTCTTCCTGACCATGGAAGACGGCGCCAAGGCCTACCAGAAAGAGCATTCGGCTGATTTTGATCTCATCTCCAATGGCATCAAAAATGAGTCGGACACCAGTGCCCAGATCGCTATCGTCGACCAGATGATCGTGCAGAAAGTCAATGCGCTGGTCATTGCTCCTGCGGACTCCAAGGCGCTGGTGACGGTGATCAAGAGGGCTAGGGATGCCGGTATTATCGTGGTTAACATTGATAACCAACTGGATGTCGATGTGCTGAAAAGCAAAGGCATCAGCGTGCCGTTCGTAGGCCCGGACAACCACAAAGGTGCACGTCTGGTGGGTGACTACCTGGCCAAGCAGTTAGCAGCTGGCGATGAAGTCGGCATTATCGAAGGCGTTTCGACCACCACTAATGCCCAGCAACGCACAGCGGGTTTCAAGGATGCCATGGATGCCGCGCAGATGAATATTGTCTCCACGCAATCGGGTAACTGGGAAATCGATAAAGGCAACGCCGTAGCTTCGGCCATGCTCAACGAGTACCCGAATCTCAAGGCATTGCTGGCCGGTAACGACAGCATGGCGCTGGGCGCGGTCTCGGCGATTCGGGCGGCAGGTAAGGCAGGTAAAGTAAAAGTGGTTGGTTACGACAACATCAACGCCATCAAGCCCATGCTGCAGGACGGCCGCATATTGGCCACTGCCGATCAGTTCGCGGCCAGACAGGCGGTGTTCGGTATCCAGACTGCGCTGAAAATGCTCAAGGGTGAAACTGTCGAGGGCGCCGCCAATGGCGTGATCGAAACGCCAGTTGAACTGATCACCAAGAAGTAG
- a CDS encoding diguanylate cyclase, producing MLKCAVVFIIVVCSSIIGLSLLQLQQSKVHELAQAEISSSNLARSMAQEAEDTFDEADIVLAGLVGWLQADGYGPGQIDRLHEVFVDRVSAIEQLHGLFFFDKHGQWVVTSFTGIPAEMNSSDRDYFIYHQNNDDPNPRIGHAIRSRATGEWVVTISRRVNDREGHFNGVVLAAIKMSYFDKFFEGFDINKNGAMFIALTDGTLLARRPFNDALIGTSVAQGDIFKNYLPRSSSGTAMITSVVDQTVRLCGYQQLKTYPLVVVAAISRDSILNEWQKNVYKSAAIIGAVLIINCLFGVLFIQQLRNGQRVETDLRSAKDDLQIMATHDGLTGLANRRLFQETLNAEFKRGARTTLPMSLIMLDIDYFKSFNDAYGHVAGDHCIAAVARVVRESLQREADLAVRYGGEEIAVLLPDTDEKGAFVIAEKIRLGVMSEHIIHQRNPLGNLTISLGCYTCFPGVDGNIEQFIERADSALYSAKESGRNVSVSFGEATTVGSFYSEVHMNTDQKKQRGDHSPDSGSGMPDPDNSLPVEDETPPSQDWKHPDDGKSLSEQDEEFPLKP from the coding sequence ATGCTGAAATGCGCGGTGGTATTCATCATCGTGGTCTGTTCATCCATCATCGGTTTGTCTTTGCTTCAACTGCAGCAGTCCAAGGTCCACGAGCTGGCGCAAGCTGAGATATCGTCTTCAAACCTTGCGCGCTCGATGGCGCAGGAGGCGGAGGACACCTTTGACGAAGCCGATATTGTACTGGCCGGATTGGTAGGATGGCTGCAAGCTGACGGTTATGGCCCCGGTCAAATAGACCGTTTGCATGAGGTTTTTGTCGATCGTGTGAGTGCGATTGAACAGCTGCATGGACTATTCTTTTTTGATAAACATGGTCAATGGGTCGTGACTTCGTTTACTGGCATCCCTGCTGAGATGAACAGCTCTGATCGAGACTATTTCATCTATCATCAAAATAATGATGATCCAAACCCGCGGATCGGCCATGCGATCCGCAGTCGAGCGACGGGCGAGTGGGTTGTTACTATCTCCCGTCGGGTGAATGACCGAGAAGGTCATTTTAACGGTGTGGTGTTGGCGGCCATCAAGATGTCTTATTTCGATAAGTTCTTTGAAGGTTTTGATATCAACAAAAACGGTGCGATGTTTATTGCGCTAACCGATGGGACGCTCTTGGCCAGACGTCCGTTCAACGACGCGTTGATCGGGACGTCTGTCGCGCAAGGGGATATATTTAAAAACTATCTGCCACGGTCCAGTTCCGGCACCGCAATGATAACGTCAGTGGTTGACCAGACCGTAAGGCTCTGTGGATACCAACAGTTGAAAACCTATCCGCTGGTAGTGGTAGCCGCCATCTCTAGAGATTCTATCCTTAACGAATGGCAAAAAAATGTGTACAAATCTGCCGCGATCATTGGGGCCGTGCTCATTATCAATTGCCTGTTCGGGGTGTTATTCATACAGCAGTTGCGGAACGGTCAGCGTGTCGAAACCGATTTACGCAGCGCGAAAGACGATTTGCAGATTATGGCAACGCACGACGGTCTGACAGGTCTTGCGAACCGTAGGCTTTTTCAGGAAACCTTAAACGCTGAGTTTAAGCGAGGCGCACGGACGACCCTCCCAATGAGCCTTATCATGTTAGATATCGATTATTTTAAAAGCTTCAATGATGCCTATGGTCACGTTGCTGGCGATCACTGCATTGCCGCAGTAGCACGTGTTGTCCGTGAGTCTTTGCAGCGGGAAGCAGACCTTGCTGTGCGCTATGGGGGCGAGGAAATCGCGGTGCTTCTGCCTGATACGGATGAGAAGGGCGCATTTGTCATCGCGGAAAAAATCAGACTGGGGGTTATGAGTGAACATATTATTCATCAACGTAACCCGCTCGGTAACCTCACCATAAGCCTTGGATGCTATACCTGCTTTCCAGGCGTCGATGGGAATATTGAGCAGTTTATTGAGCGTGCTGATTCAGCGCTTTATTCTGCTAAAGAATCGGGGCGCAATGTGTCAGTGTCTTTTGGCGAAGCGACGACCGTGGGTTCGTTCTATAGCGAGGTGCATATGAACACTGATCAAAAAAAACAAAGAGGCGATCACTCTCCTGATTCCGGATCGGGAATGCCTGATCCGGACAACAGCCTCCCTGTCGAAGACGAAACTCCTCCTTCGCAAGACTGGAAGCATCCCGATGACGGGAAAAGCTTGTCAGAACAGGACGAAGAGTTTCCGCTTAAGCCCTGA
- a CDS encoding metallophosphoesterase, with protein MSRFKHFERNTQGRDFVVGDIHGHFTRLQAALEAVGFAPEVDRLFSVGDVVDRGPESERVLDWLAQPWFFAVQGNHEALAIKHVQHSDLDYPMYRASGGAWFLRLAPSEQQKFVAYFKQMPIAIEVDTPSGLIGMVHADCPTPTWAMLRGALLGHLPDSGRLEEYCQWSRERLRLRDSSGIPDVRALFVGHSPLSRPELLGNVFHIDTGGWRFNGSGYFTLVNLATLEIISPRPTKPDEDLVMR; from the coding sequence GTGAGCAGGTTCAAACACTTTGAAAGAAACACGCAGGGCCGTGACTTCGTCGTGGGTGATATCCATGGGCATTTCACTCGGTTGCAAGCCGCGTTAGAAGCAGTTGGTTTCGCTCCGGAGGTCGATCGCTTGTTTAGCGTGGGAGACGTGGTTGATCGTGGCCCTGAAAGTGAACGGGTTCTCGATTGGCTGGCCCAGCCTTGGTTTTTTGCGGTGCAGGGCAATCATGAAGCGTTGGCTATCAAGCATGTGCAGCACAGCGATCTTGATTATCCGATGTATCGGGCAAGCGGGGGCGCCTGGTTTCTCAGGCTTGCCCCTAGCGAGCAGCAGAAGTTCGTCGCATATTTTAAGCAGATGCCCATCGCTATTGAAGTCGATACCCCGTCAGGGTTGATAGGCATGGTGCATGCCGACTGTCCGACACCTACCTGGGCAATGCTTCGTGGCGCGCTTTTGGGGCATCTGCCGGATTCGGGGCGTCTCGAGGAATACTGCCAATGGTCACGTGAGCGCCTTCGCCTCAGAGATTCCAGTGGAATACCCGATGTGCGCGCCCTGTTTGTCGGTCATTCTCCCTTGAGCCGACCCGAACTGTTGGGCAACGTTTTCCACATTGATACGGGTGGCTGGCGTTTTAATGGCAGCGGTTATTTCACGCTGGTGAATCTGGCTACACTCGAAATTATTTCGCCGCGGCCCACGAAACCCGACGAAGACTTGGTCATGCGCTGA
- a CDS encoding helix-turn-helix transcriptional regulator, producing the protein MNGIGLRLKEERKRLGLSQAGLGAAGGIEANAQGAYERGKRFPNATYLSLIAAVGVDILFVVTGVRKARSIDSITALDAKVLEELDGLPEDVQNDIKRLISTLFDSDEKETKGNAESS; encoded by the coding sequence ATGAATGGCATTGGTTTGCGACTAAAAGAAGAACGAAAAAGACTCGGGCTTTCTCAAGCCGGCCTGGGCGCCGCTGGCGGAATTGAAGCCAATGCGCAAGGTGCGTACGAAAGAGGCAAGCGCTTCCCGAACGCGACCTATCTCTCCTTGATCGCAGCCGTGGGCGTAGACATATTGTTCGTGGTGACCGGCGTCAGGAAAGCCAGGTCGATCGACAGCATCACTGCGTTGGATGCCAAGGTTCTGGAAGAGTTGGACGGTTTGCCAGAAGACGTCCAGAACGACATCAAGCGTTTGATTAGCACGCTTTTTGACTCCGATGAGAAAGAGACGAAAGGTAACGCCGAATCCTCCTGA
- a CDS encoding endonuclease I family protein: MIVRIIALLTLSFCIAAHADAPRTFSEAKKIASGLYAPQSTEFYCGCKYSGNRVNLAACGYVPRKNANRAKRIEWEHIVPAWQIGHLRQCWQNGGRGNCTKNDPVYQRAEADLHNLVPSIGEVNGDRNNFSFGWLPVQTGQYGSCLTQVDFKAKKVMPRPSVRGMIARTYFYMSKQYSLPLSKQDRRLYEAWNKTYPVDAWEIQRNQRVACVMGRGNAFVGPVNLKACT; this comes from the coding sequence ATGATTGTTCGAATAATTGCCCTGCTGACCCTAAGTTTCTGCATCGCTGCCCATGCCGACGCACCTCGCACCTTCAGTGAAGCAAAAAAGATCGCCTCGGGCCTGTATGCCCCGCAGTCGACAGAGTTCTATTGCGGCTGTAAATACAGCGGTAACCGGGTCAATCTCGCCGCTTGCGGTTATGTTCCGCGCAAAAATGCCAACCGCGCCAAGCGGATCGAATGGGAGCACATTGTACCTGCCTGGCAAATTGGCCATTTACGTCAATGTTGGCAAAACGGCGGCCGGGGAAACTGCACAAAAAACGACCCTGTTTACCAACGCGCCGAAGCTGATCTGCATAATCTGGTGCCCAGTATTGGCGAGGTGAACGGTGACCGAAATAACTTCAGCTTCGGCTGGCTTCCGGTTCAGACAGGGCAGTACGGGTCTTGCCTGACGCAGGTGGATTTCAAAGCAAAGAAAGTGATGCCTCGTCCGTCAGTTCGCGGAATGATCGCCAGAACGTATTTTTATATGAGCAAGCAATACAGCCTGCCCTTGTCCAAACAGGATCGCCGACTCTATGAGGCCTGGAACAAGACTTATCCTGTCGATGCGTGGGAAATTCAGCGCAATCAACGCGTGGCGTGTGTGATGGGCCGAGGCAATGCCTTCGTTGGCCCCGTTAACCTGAAAGCCTGCACATAA
- a CDS encoding DUF1654 domain-containing protein: protein MAKNSAAAPSAPSSYERLGIRVQKVINSPTAQKARAALIYRLTDEVEDEWNQLLEEIAENDNVTLAYRDDGGVQIFWTVPKED from the coding sequence GTGGCAAAGAATTCTGCAGCAGCACCTTCAGCCCCCAGCTCCTACGAACGACTCGGCATCCGGGTTCAGAAAGTGATCAACTCACCAACCGCGCAAAAGGCCCGGGCAGCACTGATATACCGATTGACCGACGAGGTAGAAGACGAGTGGAATCAGTTACTTGAAGAAATAGCGGAGAACGACAACGTCACCCTCGCCTACCGCGATGACGGTGGCGTGCAGATATTCTGGACCGTGCCGAAGGAAGATTAA